Proteins from a single region of Bacteroidota bacterium:
- a CDS encoding bifunctional 3-deoxy-7-phosphoheptulonate synthase/chorismate mutase type II yields the protein MSKDLKITPIAEWGFNFQSPLIMTGPCSVESEEQVRETARLLSNYQFDILRGGIWKPRTRPNSFEGIGSIGLKWLKDAGNEIGKPVATEVANVKHVYEALRMGIDVLWIGARTTVNPFAVQEICDALQGVDIPVLVKNPINPDLELWIGAFERLNRSGITKLAAIHRGFSTHEKSKYRNIPRWNIPIELKRRYPQLPIICDPSHICGTRDLLKEVAQTALDIGFDGLHLESHINPDKALSDAKQQITPDAYGELIASLHTRQSIEHNSFAENQLEILRGKIDSLDNYLMEMLSERMDVVREIAEYKRENNLAIVQPSRWTEILENRLATGSRKQLTDKFVKELFHAIHKESIHHQTEVMLNGENTEVEKK from the coding sequence ATGAGTAAAGATTTAAAGATTACACCAATTGCCGAATGGGGATTTAACTTCCAGTCCCCGCTCATAATGACCGGGCCATGCAGCGTTGAAAGCGAAGAGCAGGTGCGTGAAACTGCCCGTTTATTAAGCAATTACCAGTTTGATATCTTAAGAGGAGGTATCTGGAAACCCCGTACCCGCCCGAACTCATTTGAAGGAATCGGCAGCATAGGGTTAAAGTGGCTGAAGGATGCAGGAAATGAAATCGGTAAACCTGTTGCGACTGAGGTTGCCAACGTAAAACACGTTTACGAAGCATTACGTATGGGTATTGATGTGTTGTGGATTGGTGCCAGAACTACAGTGAACCCTTTTGCCGTGCAGGAAATTTGTGATGCTTTGCAAGGCGTAGATATTCCGGTTTTAGTGAAAAACCCGATTAATCCTGATTTAGAGTTATGGATTGGCGCTTTTGAACGTTTAAACCGCTCAGGAATAACAAAACTGGCTGCTATTCACAGAGGTTTCAGTACACACGAAAAATCAAAATACCGCAATATTCCACGTTGGAACATTCCAATTGAATTAAAACGCCGTTATCCGCAATTACCTATTATTTGCGATCCAAGCCATATTTGCGGAACACGTGATTTACTAAAAGAAGTTGCGCAAACAGCTTTAGATATCGGGTTCGATGGTTTACATCTGGAATCACATATTAATCCTGATAAAGCTTTGAGTGATGCTAAACAGCAAATTACACCCGATGCTTATGGTGAATTGATTGCATCGTTACATACACGCCAATCGATTGAACATAATTCGTTTGCAGAAAATCAACTGGAAATTTTACGTGGTAAAATCGACAGTCTCGATAACTATTTAATGGAGATGTTAAGCGAGCGTATGGATGTTGTTCGCGAAATTGCGGAATACAAACGTGAAAATAACTTAGCGATCGTTCAGCCAAGTCGTTGGACAGAAATTTTAGAAAATCGTTTAGCAACAGGAAGCCGCAAACAGCTTACCGATAAATTTGTAAAAGAATTATTCCACGCAATACATAAAGAATCTATTCATCATCAAACTGAGGTTATGTTGAATGGAGAAAATACCGAAGTGGAAAAAAAATAA
- a CDS encoding SCP2 sterol-binding domain-containing protein, producing MQKPISAREIVLSLKERFRPEKAEQGYETVFHLDISGERGGQFTVKIANGTLNIEEGFHDTPKCTVTTKDEIYEDTEWGRTNPQMAVMFGKIKVSDLGEILDFIPLFHRCEDFYK from the coding sequence ATGCAAAAACCAATCTCAGCACGCGAAATTGTGCTGTCACTAAAAGAGCGTTTCAGGCCCGAAAAGGCTGAACAGGGTTACGAAACTGTTTTCCATTTAGACATATCCGGGGAGCGGGGTGGACAATTCACCGTAAAAATTGCTAACGGAACCCTTAACATTGAGGAAGGTTTTCATGACACTCCGAAGTGTACTGTGACAACCAAAGACGAGATATATGAGGACACAGAATGGGGAAGAACCAATCCCCAGATGGCCGTTATGTTCGGAAAAATTAAAGTTAGTGACTTAGGTGAAATTTTGGATTTTATTCCTTTGTTCCACCGATGTGAAGATTTTTATAAATAA
- a CDS encoding RNA-binding S4 domain-containing protein translates to MPEQVTKCRIDKWLWAVRLYKTRNIAAEAVKSGKVKINGDSVKPAFEVYPGLIITIPKGVVRYQFKVLGVIEKRVSAPISKTYCEDVTPEEEKMKLTHLEFMPTAFRDKGTGRPTKKERRDLDEWMMDE, encoded by the coding sequence ATGCCCGAACAGGTAACAAAATGCAGAATCGACAAGTGGTTATGGGCTGTAAGGCTTTATAAAACCAGAAATATTGCTGCTGAAGCGGTTAAATCCGGTAAGGTTAAAATAAATGGCGACAGCGTGAAACCCGCGTTTGAAGTGTATCCGGGCCTTATTATTACTATTCCTAAGGGTGTGGTGCGGTATCAGTTTAAGGTACTTGGCGTTATCGAAAAACGCGTTAGCGCTCCAATTTCAAAAACTTATTGTGAGGATGTCACACCTGAAGAAGAAAAAATGAAACTCACGCATCTGGAATTTATGCCGACAGCCTTTCGCGATAAAGGAACCGGTCGCCCGACAAAAAAAGAGCGTCGCGACCTGGATGAGTGGATGATGGATGAATAA
- the msrA gene encoding peptide-methionine (S)-S-oxide reductase MsrA, which translates to MKTNIITAALLVTIITVAGCSAKNVEPELKVDKKDQKEILAMRKTYTDAEIQQNGWEKATFGGGCFWCTEAVFEESIGVMSVQSGYSGGKMENPTYTAVCTDTTGHAECVQIVYDPKLCSYETLLDIHMKTHDPTTLNRQGADAGIQYRSVVFYASDEQKAATEAYITKLDASGYYSDKIVTELAPLSVFWPAETYHQDYFAKNPDQPYCVYVVAKKVEKFEKLFPELVKPEYKDAH; encoded by the coding sequence ATGAAGACAAATATTATTACAGCAGCATTATTGGTTACCATAATTACTGTGGCAGGATGTTCTGCTAAAAATGTGGAGCCTGAACTGAAGGTTGACAAAAAAGATCAAAAAGAAATATTAGCTATGAGAAAAACATATACAGATGCTGAAATCCAGCAAAATGGATGGGAAAAAGCCACTTTTGGCGGCGGCTGTTTCTGGTGCACGGAAGCCGTTTTTGAAGAAAGCATCGGCGTGATGTCCGTTCAAAGCGGTTATAGTGGGGGCAAGATGGAAAATCCAACCTACACTGCAGTTTGCACCGATACTACCGGACATGCCGAATGTGTTCAGATTGTGTACGACCCAAAATTGTGCAGTTATGAAACCCTGCTCGACATTCACATGAAAACCCATGATCCAACCACCCTGAACCGTCAAGGCGCGGATGCAGGCATTCAATACCGTTCAGTAGTGTTCTATGCTTCAGATGAACAAAAGGCTGCAACAGAGGCTTATATCACAAAACTTGATGCCAGTGGGTATTACAGCGATAAAATTGTGACAGAGTTAGCTCCGTTAAGCGTGTTTTGGCCGGCTGAGACCTATCATCAGGATTACTTCGCTAAAAACCCTGATCAGCCCTATTGCGTTTACGTAGTGGCTAAAAAAGTGGAAAAATTTGAAAAGTTGTTCCCGGAATTAGTAAAACCGGAATATAAGGATGCGCATTAA
- a CDS encoding isoaspartyl peptidase/L-asparaginase, which translates to MHPIKIAVHGGAGTMPKRLMTPEIESACHLALKNALDAGYQLMQQGGNAVDAVESAIKVLEDFELFNAGKGAVFTHEGKHEMDASIMDGKTKRSGAVAAVNNIKNPISLAKAVLLRSEHVLLLGAGAEVFAKEQQIPFENDAYFFTQFRFDQLQKAKQRDIIVLDHVDDKKFGTVGCVAMDANGNLAAGTSTGGMTNKSFGRVGDSPIIGSGTYANNATCAVSCTGHGEFFIENVVAYDISCLLEYKGLSLNEACELVINHKLKSIDAEGGLIAIDHNGNICLPFNTKGMYRGYRKGDDDIFTGIY; encoded by the coding sequence ATGCATCCAATCAAAATTGCTGTTCATGGTGGTGCGGGCACTATGCCTAAGCGCTTAATGACACCCGAAATAGAAAGCGCCTGTCATCTCGCATTAAAAAATGCATTGGATGCCGGATATCAGTTAATGCAACAAGGTGGAAATGCAGTTGATGCTGTTGAATCTGCAATTAAAGTGCTTGAAGATTTCGAATTATTTAATGCAGGTAAAGGCGCCGTATTTACACATGAAGGCAAACACGAAATGGATGCCAGCATCATGGATGGTAAAACAAAACGCAGCGGTGCTGTTGCAGCGGTAAATAATATTAAAAATCCGATATCGCTGGCAAAAGCAGTTTTATTACGTTCAGAACATGTTTTATTATTGGGTGCAGGCGCAGAAGTGTTTGCTAAAGAACAACAAATTCCTTTTGAAAACGATGCATATTTTTTCACTCAATTTCGTTTTGATCAATTACAAAAAGCAAAACAACGTGATATTATTGTTTTAGATCATGTTGATGATAAAAAATTCGGAACTGTAGGTTGTGTTGCTATGGATGCAAATGGAAATCTTGCTGCGGGAACATCAACCGGTGGTATGACAAATAAATCGTTTGGCCGTGTGGGGGACTCTCCTATTATTGGTTCGGGCACTTATGCAAATAATGCAACCTGCGCAGTAAGCTGCACCGGACATGGTGAATTTTTTATTGAAAATGTTGTTGCTTACGATATTTCTTGTCTGCTGGAATACAAAGGACTTTCTTTAAATGAAGCATGTGAATTAGTAATTAATCACAAATTAAAATCAATTGACGCAGAAGGCGGTTTAATTGCAATTGATCATAATGGTAATATCTGTTTACCATTTAATACCAAAGGGATGTATCGCGGATACCGAAAAGGTGATGATGATATTTTTACGGGAATTTATTGA
- a CDS encoding cyanophycinase, translated as MTPKGTLIAVGGSEERNTESQDKLDVLKRIVKEMKGRDTRLELVTTASGIPRQIAKEYKAAFEHIGIHSLGIMHLKTKNDANKKDILARLKKCDGLMFSGGNQEKLSEVFLDTQALDILHDRYQHEKDFVIAGTSAGAMAQSGKMINGGTPSEAVKRGKAMMMSGLGFINNAIIDSHFVNRGRFGRLMVAVAEYPKLTGIGISEDTGVIIKEERYLEIIGSGEVVIIDGQELRYNSLDNKEYSGLNIEHMIFHLLSAGMQYDLKMRKMALQAQH; from the coding sequence ATGACACCTAAAGGAACGCTTATTGCGGTGGGGGGGTCTGAGGAACGGAATACCGAATCTCAGGATAAATTGGATGTTTTAAAACGTATCGTTAAAGAAATGAAGGGTCGCGATACGCGATTGGAATTGGTGACAACTGCAAGCGGAATTCCAAGACAAATTGCAAAAGAATACAAAGCTGCTTTTGAACATATCGGAATTCATTCGTTAGGTATCATGCATCTCAAAACTAAAAATGATGCAAACAAAAAAGATATTCTTGCGCGATTAAAAAAATGCGACGGATTAATGTTCAGCGGTGGTAATCAGGAAAAATTAAGTGAGGTATTTTTAGACACACAGGCATTAGATATTTTACATGATCGTTATCAGCATGAAAAAGATTTTGTAATTGCCGGAACCAGTGCAGGTGCAATGGCACAAAGTGGAAAAATGATAAATGGTGGCACACCGTCAGAAGCAGTAAAACGTGGTAAGGCAATGATGATGTCGGGATTGGGTTTTATAAATAATGCAATTATCGATTCACATTTTGTAAATCGCGGTCGCTTCGGAAGATTAATGGTTGCCGTTGCAGAATATCCAAAATTAACCGGCATCGGCATTAGTGAAGATACAGGCGTAATTATTAAAGAAGAACGTTATCTTGAAATTATCGGCAGTGGAGAAGTAGTTATTATTGATGGACAAGAATTGCGTTATAATTCACTCGACAATAAAGAATACTCCGGATTAAATATCGAACACATGATATTTCATTTGCTGAGCGCCGGTATGCAATACGATTTAAAAATGAGAAAAATGGCCTTGCAGGCGCAGCATTAA
- the xseA gene encoding exodeoxyribonuclease VII large subunit, which produces MQQLVRIATYQTIRTHPKGGRHFAQYFGNEQYWIIAEISGHKFYANNDRHYFEFIEKSETSNDPITKIRGVSWVSGSQRIKLFEQETGQLFTNGIQVLVKVKIEFHKVYGMQLVMQDIDPSFTLGNLELQRRETLHKLATGFPDIIQKIGAHYITRNKKINIPPVIQKIAIIGSPNSEGYIDFTHTVSSNLFGYKFSIDIYQSTVQGGDAEFELINKLIAIHESGKAYDCVVIIRGGGAKSDFLVFDKFKLSLAIAKFPIPVITGIGHHNDVSIVDMMAHTSTKTPTKAAEFIISHNRQFEEELLILQKAVVIKSQQMLSIQMQRIHMANTTIVNQARTYINFHKDSLTGLHQIITNNTKSILYALQTNLVHLLNQMLSQPKITTANRQNELNNQISNLKVFSQKFLVNQKGYVNHYISLINLMKPDNILKKGFAIIAQNGKIISDSENIKKGDELTITMEKHIISTTVNTKTDNEGTHL; this is translated from the coding sequence TTGCAGCAACTTGTCCGAATTGCAACATATCAAACTATCCGAACTCATCCAAAAGGTGGAAGACACTTTGCGCAATACTTTGGCAACGAGCAATACTGGATTATCGCAGAAATATCCGGACATAAATTTTACGCCAACAACGACCGTCACTATTTTGAGTTTATTGAAAAATCGGAAACATCGAATGACCCGATTACTAAAATAAGGGGTGTTTCTTGGGTGTCGGGTTCGCAGCGGATTAAATTGTTTGAACAGGAAACGGGACAATTATTTACAAACGGTATTCAGGTTTTGGTGAAGGTGAAAATTGAGTTTCACAAAGTATATGGCATGCAATTGGTAATGCAGGATATTGACCCTTCATTTACCTTAGGCAATCTTGAATTACAACGAAGAGAAACATTACACAAATTAGCTACCGGTTTTCCGGATATTATTCAAAAAATAGGTGCCCATTATATCACCCGAAATAAAAAAATAAACATCCCTCCTGTTATTCAAAAAATTGCTATTATCGGTTCGCCAAATTCGGAGGGTTATATCGATTTTACACATACCGTTTCATCCAATCTATTTGGTTATAAATTTAGTATTGATATCTATCAGTCTACCGTGCAGGGTGGTGACGCAGAATTTGAACTGATCAATAAATTAATTGCCATTCACGAATCCGGTAAAGCCTACGATTGTGTGGTAATTATTCGTGGTGGTGGTGCAAAATCAGATTTTTTGGTATTTGATAAATTTAAATTATCATTGGCAATTGCAAAATTTCCGATTCCGGTAATTACAGGTATTGGTCATCACAACGATGTGAGTATTGTCGATATGATGGCACATACCAGCACTAAAACGCCAACAAAAGCTGCGGAGTTTATTATTTCGCACAACAGACAATTTGAAGAGGAACTGCTCATCTTGCAAAAAGCAGTGGTGATAAAATCACAGCAGATGTTGAGTATTCAAATGCAGCGTATTCATATGGCGAATACCACAATTGTGAATCAGGCGAGGACATATATTAACTTTCACAAAGATAGTTTAACAGGTTTACATCAAATTATTACGAATAATACCAAGTCAATTTTATATGCGCTGCAAACCAACTTAGTACACCTGCTCAACCAAATGTTATCTCAACCCAAAATAACCACTGCTAACAGGCAAAACGAGCTGAACAATCAAATCTCTAACTTAAAAGTTTTTTCACAAAAATTTCTCGTAAATCAAAAGGGTTATGTAAATCATTATATATCTTTAATTAACCTGATGAAACCGGATAATATTTTGAAAAAAGGATTTGCAATTATTGCACAAAACGGGAAAATTATCAGCGATAGTGAAAATATTAAAAAGGGAGATGAATTAACCATCACCATGGAAAAACATATTATTTCAACAACTGTAAATACAAAAACTGACAATGAAGGAACTCACTTATGA
- the xseB gene encoding exodeoxyribonuclease VII small subunit yields MKELTYEAAYAELKQIAAEIENESVSVDVLAEKVKRASELIAFCQTKLRSTEQEVNNIIKQMETKTTPG; encoded by the coding sequence ATGAAGGAACTCACTTATGAAGCGGCTTATGCCGAATTAAAACAAATAGCTGCTGAAATTGAAAATGAATCAGTATCGGTGGATGTGCTTGCTGAAAAAGTAAAACGTGCTTCGGAATTGATTGCTTTTTGTCAAACCAAATTGCGCTCTACCGAGCAGGAGGTGAATAATATTATCAAACAAATGGAGACTAAAACTACGCCGGGTTAA
- a CDS encoding T9SS type A sorting domain-containing protein, producing the protein MKKNIYPRKGGKLAAYSAMAGAFMATAANADAQIVYTDITDFTGVSGDLVSIDMDADSTGDFLLFANSNTAGNWSWVYAIGNLSSYGYGGPSNMIAGYTGAILPYGSALDAGDLIGPALGFISNGTNVGWLASMYSSVTYAPFANAGDKYLGVKFISGGTLHYGWMRLNCTVGPVTYTIKDFAYEATANTAIIAGDGIPCATPPATVAAIPSGPTAEKLKWTVESGIDYYQIYYRQVGTVTWSKKKANTNQKTISGLTCATAYEWKVRSNCAGTFSAFSPLATFTTAACRMDDMTETTEIALYPNPASDFIYVDFNSESTDEILLTVTDMSGRVIEDISYTNDEDMLILDTESLAPGLYIVSINQGGVVTAANFVKQ; encoded by the coding sequence ATGAAAAAAAACATTTACCCAAGAAAAGGTGGCAAATTAGCTGCTTATTCTGCCATGGCGGGCGCGTTCATGGCCACAGCTGCAAATGCTGATGCCCAAATTGTTTACACAGACATAACGGACTTTACAGGAGTTTCGGGAGATCTGGTTTCCATCGATATGGATGCCGATTCTACCGGTGATTTCCTCCTGTTTGCAAACTCAAACACTGCAGGTAACTGGAGTTGGGTTTATGCAATTGGTAACCTAAGCTCTTATGGTTATGGTGGTCCATCAAACATGATTGCCGGTTATACCGGAGCTATTTTACCGTATGGTAGTGCCTTAGATGCAGGCGACTTAATTGGCCCCGCTTTAGGGTTTATTTCCAATGGAACCAATGTTGGTTGGTTAGCTTCAATGTACAGCAGCGTTACCTATGCACCATTTGCCAATGCAGGCGACAAGTATCTTGGCGTTAAATTTATTTCAGGTGGAACTTTACACTATGGATGGATGCGTTTAAACTGTACTGTCGGTCCGGTAACTTACACCATTAAAGATTTTGCGTATGAGGCAACTGCCAACACTGCAATTATTGCCGGTGATGGAATTCCTTGCGCAACACCTCCTGCTACCGTAGCCGCAATTCCTTCAGGTCCAACTGCTGAAAAATTAAAATGGACTGTTGAATCCGGTATCGATTATTACCAGATTTATTATCGCCAGGTTGGAACCGTAACGTGGTCGAAGAAAAAAGCAAATACAAACCAGAAAACCATTTCCGGTTTAACTTGTGCTACCGCTTATGAATGGAAAGTACGCAGTAATTGCGCCGGAACATTCAGCGCGTTTTCTCCGCTGGCAACGTTTACTACCGCAGCTTGCAGAATGGATGATATGACTGAAACAACAGAAATTGCACTGTATCCAAACCCTGCATCTGATTTCATTTATGTTGACTTCAATTCTGAATCAACTGATGAAATTTTACTTACTGTAACCGATATGTCGGGACGTGTAATTGAAGATATTTCTTACACAAACGATGAAGACATGTTGATTCTCGATACAGAATCACTTGCTCCGGGCTTATATATTGTAAGTATTAATCAGGGTGGAGTAGTTACTGCTGCGAATTTTGTTAAGCAATAA
- a CDS encoding OmpA family protein → MPKFYLCLILITSLSVSAIAQNPYLKTSIYFETDKYLLTPEHLPILDNLIADLSGKQIIKVVIRGNTDADADSLYNLKLSEKRATSVSDYLSEKGLDKTKFVKDYYGENKPKSTNSNEVGKQQNRRVDIIITYKNPIPDGAQPIVEVAEEIQQTPNENCDKDTIVYLPGGSQIKMNACEYRLKKDCISFKEYITPESIREAGLTTIDDNGNELLSGGMITFETCDTNCLNEPAYVRLPVPCNLSMNMLLYTLNGDSTWSDPQNQIRVVSQGGNLFYEFPIQCAYNKNVNTDNNINNNNRTSKNVDVPVSNGNNKSNNSGRSITFNCDVVTSGVGTGKISRVLTPKTKFKAEKGMTLNSVTISSTCPLGQYVAKINRRGTKAEFVNLGCLPQTAEVRIIATKDSAQIVTGYKSLRLLTDVKFRKRCDTNPKLIKVNSLDFIGPKLEENFRM, encoded by the coding sequence ATGCCCAAATTTTATTTATGTTTAATATTGATAACAAGTTTATCAGTATCTGCCATTGCACAAAACCCTTACCTAAAAACAAGTATTTATTTTGAAACAGATAAATATTTGCTCACGCCGGAACACCTTCCGATATTAGATAACTTAATTGCAGATTTAAGTGGGAAACAAATTATTAAAGTAGTGATTCGTGGGAATACCGATGCAGATGCAGATAGTTTGTATAATTTAAAATTATCGGAAAAACGCGCTACCAGTGTTTCAGATTATTTATCTGAAAAGGGTTTAGATAAAACCAAATTTGTGAAAGATTATTATGGGGAGAATAAACCTAAATCAACAAATTCGAATGAAGTTGGCAAACAACAAAATCGCAGGGTAGATATTATTATTACATATAAAAATCCAATACCGGATGGTGCACAACCTATTGTTGAAGTAGCAGAAGAAATTCAACAAACACCTAATGAAAATTGTGATAAGGACACTATTGTTTATTTACCGGGTGGCTCACAAATAAAAATGAATGCCTGTGAGTACCGATTAAAAAAAGATTGTATTAGTTTTAAGGAATATATAACTCCGGAATCCATACGGGAAGCGGGTTTAACAACTATTGATGACAATGGTAACGAACTACTTTCAGGTGGGATGATAACATTTGAAACTTGTGATACCAATTGTTTAAACGAACCTGCTTATGTGCGTTTACCGGTTCCGTGTAACCTTAGCATGAATATGTTATTGTATACACTGAATGGTGATAGTACGTGGAGCGATCCACAAAATCAAATTCGTGTAGTTTCACAAGGTGGAAATTTATTTTATGAATTTCCAATTCAATGTGCTTACAATAAAAATGTAAATACCGATAATAATATAAATAATAATAATCGAACAAGTAAAAATGTTGATGTACCGGTGTCAAATGGAAATAACAAATCGAATAATTCGGGCAGGTCAATAACATTCAATTGCGATGTAGTGACAAGTGGAGTGGGAACCGGTAAAATATCCAGGGTGCTTACACCCAAAACCAAGTTTAAAGCTGAAAAAGGGATGACACTTAATTCAGTAACAATTTCGAGTACTTGTCCTTTAGGACAGTACGTTGCCAAAATAAATAGGCGTGGAACAAAGGCGGAATTTGTTAACCTGGGATGTTTACCCCAAACAGCAGAAGTGCGCATCATTGCTACAAAAGATTCAGCTCAAATAGTAACAGGTTATAAAAGTTTACGCTTGCTCACCGATGTAAAATTTCGTAAGCGTTGTGATACAAATCCTAAATTAATAAAAGTAAATAGTTTAGATTTTATTGGTCCAAAACTGGAAGAAAATTTCAGGATGTAA
- a CDS encoding alpha-amylase, protein MNKRYLYIILGYCFSSLLFFACKTTPTPEELPFETPAIADIVMYEVNVPALSTTHNLQGVTARLDSIEGMGINTIWLMPIFPVGDLNSFGSPYCVKDYTAVNPDLGTLTDLQTLVKEAHSRNIAVILDWVANHTAWDNNWIDNEGWYSVDGSGNIISPPGTGWNDVADLNFTNADMRLAMIDAMEYWVAEADIDGFRCDAADYVPFDFWKQALDSLKNNKDKNLILLAEGARADHFTAGFQLNFSWNFLTSIKNVFSASSYVSVLYSTNTSEYGVVPAGAQKLRFITNHDETNINPAPNVYGGQEGAVAASVITYYLQGVPMLYCGQEVGVSSAGAYSGSINWTINPNIYAQYKSILQFYKNSNALRYGTLQTYTNANVAIFKKYTTDETVLTIVNARNLNQTISIDATLQGDWINAITNEQITLSATMDLLPYQYLILKK, encoded by the coding sequence ATGAATAAACGCTACTTATATATAATATTGGGTTACTGTTTTAGCAGTTTATTATTTTTTGCCTGTAAAACAACCCCAACGCCTGAAGAATTGCCCTTTGAAACACCGGCAATAGCAGATATCGTGATGTACGAAGTAAATGTGCCTGCACTGAGCACTACGCATAACTTACAGGGGGTAACCGCACGACTCGATTCAATAGAAGGAATGGGTATTAATACTATTTGGTTGATGCCGATATTTCCTGTTGGAGACTTGAATTCTTTTGGCTCGCCTTATTGTGTTAAGGATTATACTGCTGTAAACCCGGATTTAGGAACTTTAACCGATTTGCAAACCCTTGTTAAAGAGGCACATAGCAGAAATATAGCCGTAATATTAGATTGGGTTGCGAATCACACAGCATGGGATAACAATTGGATTGATAACGAAGGTTGGTATTCTGTTGATGGTTCGGGTAATATCATTAGTCCGCCCGGAACCGGCTGGAACGATGTTGCTGATTTGAATTTTACCAATGCTGATATGCGCCTTGCTATGATTGATGCAATGGAATATTGGGTGGCAGAAGCAGATATTGACGGGTTCAGATGTGATGCGGCTGATTATGTGCCATTTGATTTTTGGAAACAGGCATTGGATTCATTAAAAAATAATAAGGATAAAAATTTAATTTTATTAGCTGAAGGTGCTCGCGCTGATCATTTTACTGCAGGATTTCAATTAAATTTTTCATGGAACTTTTTAACCAGTATTAAAAATGTATTTTCTGCCAGTTCGTATGTCAGTGTTCTGTATTCTACAAATACATCAGAATATGGTGTAGTTCCTGCCGGTGCACAAAAATTACGTTTTATTACGAATCATGATGAAACTAACATAAATCCTGCACCAAATGTTTATGGTGGTCAGGAAGGTGCTGTTGCTGCTTCGGTAATAACTTACTATTTACAGGGTGTTCCAATGTTATATTGCGGTCAGGAAGTTGGTGTGAGCAGCGCAGGAGCTTACTCAGGGTCTATTAACTGGACAATTAATCCAAATATTTACGCACAGTATAAATCAATTTTACAATTTTATAAAAATTCAAATGCATTACGATATGGCACGCTGCAAACTTATACGAATGCTAATGTTGCCATATTTAAAAAATATACAACAGATGAAACAGTTTTAACAATTGTAAATGCCAGAAATTTAAATCAGACAATTTCAATTGATGCAACCTTGCAGGGTGATTGGATAAATGCAATTACTAATGAACAAATTACTTTATCTGCAACAATGGATTTATTACCTTATCAATATCTCATCCTAAAAAAATAA
- a CDS encoding putative metal-binding motif-containing protein gives MQNNRKRPCVCPFFLQHRFRATAGRKTGIGGGDRKRRWATGRLNITYLNIYGSVDLIDEDGDGYGIYIDCDDTNPGIHPDAIELCNDIDEDCDGVADELTASITPTGILNICKHDFITLNTAPGYASYQWLKNGYIVPGATNDSIVTEKPGYYQVIVTDGVCLDTSAVQAAVKENPFANIYWPEGLDLCFDDSLKIKAVLKAIPGNGIKTE, from the coding sequence ATTCAGAATAACAGAAAAAGGCCCTGTGTTTGCCCGTTTTTCTTACAGCATCGATTCAGGGCAACCGCCGGCCGGAAAACGGGGATTGGTGGCGGCGATAGGAAGCGTAGGTGGGCTACAGGTCGATTAAATATTACCTACCTGAATATTTATGGTAGCGTTGATTTAATCGATGAAGATGGTGATGGTTACGGCATTTATATCGATTGTGATGATACAAATCCCGGCATACATCCTGATGCGATAGAACTATGTAATGATATTGACGAAGATTGTGATGGTGTAGCAGATGAATTAACAGCTTCAATAACACCCACAGGTATTCTTAATATCTGTAAACATGATTTTATAACATTAAATACAGCTCCGGGCTACGCGAGTTATCAGTGGTTAAAAAATGGTTACATTGTACCGGGTGCAACCAATGATTCAATTGTTACAGAAAAACCCGGTTATTATCAGGTAATAGTAACTGATGGTGTGTGTTTAGATACTTCAGCAGTGCAGGCTGCAGTAAAAGAAAATCCTTTTGCTAATATTTACTGGCCTGAAGGTTTAGATTTGTGTTTTGATGATTCATTAAAAATAAAAGCAGTTTTGAAAGCTATACCTGGCAATGGTATAAAGACGGAATAG